One window from the genome of Desulfobaccales bacterium encodes:
- a CDS encoding PAS domain S-box protein, which translates to MAGSRIVGNTVQVDDFLGDILESSSDYSIIGNDLKGKIVSWNEGARRLYGYEPEEVIGKSSNILYTSEEVKGGLPKHMVKAALDDGKWEGTVTRVRRDGVQFSAHTVSLPQRDAKGKPVGLLLISKSIASETRLSKVKRLLDNKILGDNSEVVDFLGNILESSTEYSIIGKDLEGTIILWNEGARRLYGYEPEEMIGKANSSILHTEEDVKAGKPAEMMAAALREGKWEGTISRRRKNGEVFTARVVITPRRDVSGQPVGFLLISKDYSNEMRFSEEVRKAKLFDSAIVSDAQQAVDFITNILESSTEYSVIGKDLDGKILLWNEGARRLYGYEPEEVVGKANSAILHTEEDVAAGKPREILDAALHNGKWEGTITRRRKDGSLFTARVVITPRRDSVGRAIGYLLISKDISDEIRLTEQLKSTQFYTRSLIESNIDALMATDPLGIITDVNKQMVTLTGYTRDELIGSPFKTYFTDPERANEGIKLVLREGKVTNYELTAISKTGRMTVVSYNASTFRDAEGRLQGVFAAARDITEHKELEQRLRESEAYNRGLIEASVDGLITVDPQGIISDVNARMCQMSGYTREELIGTPFIDYFVDTDSADAGVRQTFDKGVVTDYVLTMATRAGQQLVVSFNASVFKDPSGDVHGIFASARDITEQARLQTQLSEERAYNRGLIEASLDGLITVDPRLKITDVNETMCRMSGYKREDLIGTPFPEYFTDSKRAAAGVRLTLDKGAVTNYQLTLHSKDGREQLVSFNAAIFKDESGAVRGIFASARDITDQARLQEQLAEERAYNRGLIEASVDGLITVDEAMRITDVNETMCRMAGRSRSQLIGSSFPVYFLEQERAAEGVRLTLKEGSVTNYVLTLQAADESQVPVSFNAAVFKDAANKVRGIFASARDITDQKKLESQLQASQFYTRSLIEANIDALMTTDSVGIITDVNQQMAALTGCTREELIGSPFKNYFADPDRAEEGIRLVLREGNVTNYELTARSKEGRETVVSYNAATFADWNGKLQGVFAAARDITEQKKLELRLRDSQAYNRGLIEASIDGLITVDPEGIISDVNDRMCQMSGYTRAELIGTPFKDYFTDAGLAMAGVKETFEKGIVTEYALTLVSRTRRLLQVSFNASVFKDPYTGNVRGIFASARDITDRVRLEEQLREQQTYLRGLIESSVDGLITVDPEGFITDVNEQMCRMTGYSRDELIASPFRQYFTDPQRADAGVKSTFAEGVVTNYDLVLKTRSGKKATVSFNASVFRAADGQVQGIFASARDISEQARLQSQLVDQQAYNRSLIEASADALFAIAPDGVITDVNEEATRLTGYSRKHLINSAFADYFTESKRASAGVQQTLEQRRVLAYELVLITRQNRRIPVSFNAGVFSDAMGKQLGILAGARNITQQKELEQQLRDQQFYARSLIESNIDALMTTDPLGIITDVNEQMESLTGYTREELIGSPFKTYFTDPERAEEGIRLVLREDNVTNYELTARNKDGRETVVSYNATTFADRDGKLQGVFAAARDVTERKRFEQTLQEKSLEMENANLAKDRFLANMSHELRTPLNSIIGFAGTLLMKVSGPLAPKQEKQLQNISTSAKHLLLLINDLLDLAKIESGKIELKPEPISCQSIIQEVTSTLMPMAENKGLKLISVMPDQEITIRTDRRSLSQVLLNLTYNAIKFTENGEVKVELRRNAQDGHWRTEFKVIDTGIGIKPEEQDRLFQAFTQVDTSDTRRHEGTGLGLHLSKKLAELLNGHIAFQSHYGKGSEFSITLDE; encoded by the coding sequence ATGGCCGGCAGCAGGATTGTGGGCAATACGGTGCAGGTGGATGACTTTCTGGGAGATATCCTGGAGTCATCCTCGGATTATTCCATCATTGGCAATGATCTGAAGGGAAAAATCGTTTCCTGGAATGAAGGCGCCCGCCGGCTATACGGCTACGAGCCAGAGGAGGTCATCGGAAAATCCTCTAACATCCTGTATACCTCGGAAGAGGTGAAGGGCGGCCTCCCCAAGCATATGGTGAAAGCTGCCTTGGATGACGGCAAGTGGGAAGGGACCGTTACCCGGGTGCGCCGGGACGGGGTGCAATTTTCGGCCCATACTGTAAGTCTGCCGCAGCGGGATGCCAAAGGCAAGCCCGTCGGCTTGCTGCTCATCTCCAAAAGCATCGCCAGTGAGACCCGGCTGTCCAAGGTCAAGAGACTGCTGGATAACAAGATCCTGGGCGATAACTCCGAGGTGGTGGACTTCCTGGGCAACATCCTGGAATCCTCCACCGAGTATTCCATCATCGGTAAGGATCTGGAGGGGACTATCATTCTCTGGAATGAGGGTGCCCGGCGGCTGTACGGCTATGAGCCGGAAGAGATGATCGGTAAGGCCAACTCCTCCATCCTCCATACGGAAGAGGACGTTAAAGCCGGCAAGCCCGCCGAAATGATGGCCGCCGCTCTCAGAGAAGGCAAATGGGAAGGCACTATCTCCCGCCGGCGCAAAAACGGCGAGGTCTTCACGGCCCGGGTCGTCATCACGCCGCGCCGCGACGTCTCGGGTCAGCCGGTGGGCTTCCTATTGATCTCCAAGGACTACTCCAACGAAATGCGGTTCAGCGAGGAGGTCCGGAAGGCGAAGCTGTTCGACAGCGCCATCGTCAGTGACGCCCAGCAGGCGGTGGACTTCATCACCAACATCCTGGAGTCCTCCACCGAGTATTCGGTCATCGGTAAAGACCTGGATGGCAAGATCCTGCTCTGGAACGAAGGCGCCCGCCGGCTGTATGGCTACGAGCCTGAAGAGGTGGTGGGCAAGGCCAACTCTGCCATCCTGCACACTGAAGAAGACGTGGCGGCCGGCAAGCCCCGGGAAATCCTGGATGCCGCCCTGCACAACGGCAAATGGGAAGGCACCATCACCCGGCGCCGCAAGGACGGCAGCCTGTTCACCGCCAGGGTGGTCATCACGCCTCGCCGCGATTCGGTGGGCCGGGCCATCGGCTACCTGCTCATTTCCAAAGATATCTCGGATGAAATCCGCCTGACCGAACAGCTCAAATCCACCCAGTTCTATACCCGTTCGTTGATCGAATCCAACATCGACGCCCTGATGGCCACCGACCCCTTAGGCATCATCACCGACGTCAATAAGCAGATGGTGACCCTTACCGGGTACACCCGGGATGAGCTGATCGGCTCTCCCTTCAAGACCTATTTTACCGACCCCGAGCGCGCCAACGAAGGCATCAAGCTGGTGCTGCGGGAGGGCAAGGTCACCAACTACGAGCTGACGGCTATCTCCAAAACCGGCCGCATGACAGTGGTCTCCTATAACGCCTCCACCTTCCGGGACGCCGAAGGCCGGCTTCAGGGCGTGTTCGCCGCGGCCCGTGACATCACCGAGCACAAGGAACTGGAGCAAAGGCTCCGGGAGTCGGAAGCCTATAACCGTGGCCTGATCGAGGCCTCGGTTGACGGCCTGATTACCGTCGATCCCCAGGGCATCATTTCGGATGTCAATGCCCGCATGTGCCAGATGTCGGGGTACACCCGGGAGGAACTGATCGGCACACCGTTTATTGACTATTTCGTGGATACCGACAGCGCCGACGCCGGGGTGAGACAGACCTTTGACAAAGGAGTGGTCACCGACTACGTTCTCACCATGGCCACCCGGGCCGGACAGCAACTGGTGGTCTCCTTCAACGCCTCAGTCTTTAAAGATCCCTCCGGCGACGTGCACGGCATCTTCGCCAGCGCCCGTGACATCACCGAACAGGCCCGCCTGCAGACCCAGCTCTCGGAAGAGCGGGCCTATAACCGGGGTCTCATCGAGGCCTCCCTGGACGGCCTCATCACCGTGGATCCGAGGTTGAAAATCACCGACGTCAACGAGACCATGTGCCGCATGTCTGGTTACAAACGTGAGGATCTCATCGGGACGCCTTTCCCGGAATATTTCACCGATTCCAAGCGGGCCGCGGCCGGGGTGCGCCTGACTCTGGACAAGGGCGCGGTTACCAACTACCAGTTGACCTTGCACAGCAAAGACGGCCGGGAGCAGTTGGTCTCCTTCAACGCCGCCATCTTTAAAGACGAATCGGGCGCGGTGCGGGGGATCTTTGCCAGCGCCCGTGATATCACGGACCAGGCCCGTCTCCAGGAGCAGTTGGCGGAGGAACGGGCCTATAACCGGGGTCTCATCGAAGCCAGCGTGGACGGTCTGATCACCGTCGATGAAGCCATGCGGATCACCGACGTCAACGAGACCATGTGCCGCATGGCCGGCCGCTCCCGCAGCCAGCTCATCGGCTCCTCCTTCCCCGTCTACTTTTTGGAGCAAGAGCGGGCTGCCGAGGGGGTGCGCCTCACCCTGAAGGAGGGCTCGGTCACCAACTACGTTCTGACCCTGCAAGCCGCGGACGAAAGTCAGGTGCCCGTCTCCTTCAACGCCGCGGTGTTCAAGGACGCGGCCAACAAGGTGCGCGGCATTTTCGCCAGCGCCCGTGACATCACGGATCAGAAAAAATTGGAATCGCAGTTGCAAGCCTCCCAGTTCTATACCCGCTCGCTGATCGAAGCGAACATCGATGCCCTGATGACCACCGACTCGGTGGGCATCATCACCGACGTCAACCAGCAGATGGCAGCTCTCACCGGCTGCACCCGGGAGGAGCTGATCGGCTCTCCCTTCAAAAACTACTTCGCCGACCCCGATCGAGCCGAAGAAGGCATCAGGCTGGTGCTGCGAGAAGGCAACGTCACCAACTACGAGCTCACGGCCCGCAGCAAAGAAGGGCGCGAGACGGTGGTCAGCTATAACGCCGCTACCTTTGCCGACTGGAACGGCAAGCTCCAGGGCGTGTTCGCCGCGGCCCGGGATATCACCGAACAGAAAAAACTGGAACTGCGGCTCCGGGATTCGCAGGCTTACAACCGAGGCTTGATCGAGGCCTCGATTGACGGCCTCATCACCGTGGACCCAGAGGGCATCATCAGCGACGTCAACGACCGGATGTGCCAGATGAGCGGTTACACCCGGGCCGAACTCATCGGCACGCCGTTTAAGGACTACTTCACGGACGCCGGCCTGGCCATGGCCGGTGTGAAAGAAACCTTCGAAAAGGGCATCGTCACCGAATATGCCCTCACCTTGGTCAGCCGCACCCGCCGCTTACTCCAGGTGTCCTTCAACGCCTCGGTATTTAAAGACCCATATACGGGCAACGTCAGAGGCATATTCGCCAGCGCCCGTGACATCACCGACCGGGTGCGCCTGGAAGAGCAGCTGCGTGAGCAACAGACCTATCTGCGGGGCTTGATCGAATCCTCGGTTGACGGCCTGATTACTGTCGATCCCGAAGGCTTCATCACCGACGTGAACGAACAGATGTGCCGCATGACCGGCTACAGCCGGGACGAACTCATTGCCTCACCCTTCCGGCAATACTTCACCGATCCGCAGAGGGCCGATGCCGGCGTTAAAAGCACCTTTGCCGAAGGCGTGGTCACCAACTACGATCTCGTGCTCAAGACCAGGTCCGGCAAAAAGGCCACCGTCTCCTTCAACGCCTCGGTCTTCCGCGCCGCCGACGGCCAGGTGCAGGGTATCTTCGCCAGCGCCCGTGACATCAGCGAACAGGCCCGCCTGCAATCCCAGTTGGTGGATCAACAGGCCTATAACCGCTCCCTCATCGAAGCCAGCGCCGACGCCCTGTTCGCCATCGCGCCGGACGGGGTCATCACCGACGTGAACGAAGAAGCGACGCGGTTGACCGGTTATTCACGAAAACATCTGATCAATTCGGCGTTTGCCGACTATTTCACCGAGTCCAAACGAGCCAGCGCCGGCGTGCAGCAAACTTTGGAGCAACGCCGGGTGCTGGCCTACGAACTGGTGCTGATCACCCGCCAGAACCGCAGGATCCCGGTGAGTTTCAACGCCGGCGTGTTCTCCGATGCCATGGGCAAACAACTGGGCATCCTGGCCGGGGCCCGTAACATCACCCAGCAGAAGGAACTGGAGCAACAGCTTCGGGACCAGCAGTTCTATGCCCGCTCCTTGATCGAATCAAACATCGATGCTTTGATGACTACCGATCCTTTAGGGATCATCACCGACGTTAATGAGCAGATGGAATCCCTCACCGGATACACCCGGGAGGAGCTGATCGGCTCTCCCTTCAAGACCTATTTCACCGACCCCGAACGCGCCGAGGAAGGCATCAGGCTGGTGCTGCGGGAAGACAACGTCACCAACTACGAGCTTACGGCCCGCAATAAAGATGGGCGAGAGACGGTGGTCAGCTACAACGCCACCACCTTTGCCGACCGGGACGGCAAGCTTCAGGGCGTGTTCGCCGCCGCCCGGGACGTCACCGAGCGTAAGCGTTTCGAGCAGACTCTGCAAGAGAAGAGTCTCGAAATGGAAAACGCCAACCTGGCCAAGGACAGGTTCCTGGCCAACATGAGCCACGAATTGCGCACCCCGCTCAACTCGATTATCGGCTTTGCCGGCACCCTACTGATGAAGGTCTCCGGCCCCCTCGCTCCAAAACAGGAGAAACAGCTCCAGAATATCTCCACCAGCGCCAAGCACCTGCTCCTGCTCATCAATGATCTGCTCGATCTCGCCAAGATCGAGTCCGGTAAGATCGAACTGAAGCCGGAGCCCATCTCCTGCCAAAGCATCATCCAAGAAGTCACCAGCACGCTGATGCCCATGGCCGAAAACAAGGGCCTCAAATTGATCTCCGTAATGCCGGACCAGGAGATAACCATAAGAACTGACCGCCGCTCTTTGAGCCAGGTCCTGCTCAACCTGACGTATAACGCCATCAAGTTCACTGAAAACGGCGAAGTCAAGGTTGAACTTCGACGTAATGCCCAGGATGGACACTGGCGGACCGAATTCAAGGTGATCGACACCGGCATCGGCATCAAACCCGAAGAACAGGATAGACTCTTTCAAGCCTTCACCCAGGTGGACACCTCCGACACCCGGCGTCACGAAGGTACCGGCCTGGGCCTGCATCTCAGCAAAAAACTGGCGGAGTTGCTCAATGGCCACATCGCCTTTCAGAGCCATTACGGCAAAGGCAGTGAATTCAGCATCACGCTCGACGAATAA
- a CDS encoding response regulator — MGSRLLLSSPQPTVKLSIAILDVIDHITLIAGVGENDPGSGKAQTRHPEQADQSGRRILIIEDDPLSQELYADLLEASGYSVVPAVNGEEGLAAARREQPDIIICDVRLPKLGGCEVVRDLKADPVLRQIPIIAVTALDSVGDRERLLAAGFDGYIAKPIEAQAFTSQIVSFLPDVH; from the coding sequence ATGGGCTCCCGTCTTCTTCTCAGCTCGCCCCAGCCGACCGTTAAGCTATCCATAGCCATTCTGGATGTAATCGACCATATCACGTTAATCGCCGGCGTTGGCGAGAATGACCCTGGATCCGGCAAAGCTCAAACCCGCCATCCGGAACAGGCGGATCAATCAGGTCGCCGCATTCTCATCATCGAAGACGATCCCCTCAGCCAGGAGCTTTACGCGGACCTGCTGGAGGCCTCCGGCTATTCGGTTGTGCCGGCCGTAAACGGCGAAGAGGGGCTGGCCGCGGCGCGTCGCGAGCAGCCCGACATCATCATCTGTGACGTCAGACTCCCCAAATTGGGGGGCTGCGAAGTTGTCCGGGATCTCAAGGCCGATCCGGTTTTGCGGCAAATCCCCATCATAGCGGTGACTGCCCTCGACTCCGTGGGGGACCGCGAACGTCTGCTGGCTGCCGGTTTTGACGGGTATATCGCCAAGCCCATCGAGGCCCAAGCCTTTACCAGCCAGATCGTCAGCTTCTTGCCTGATGTTCATTAG
- a CDS encoding response regulator, translating into MATILVVDDRAPDRELLSLLLSHGRHRVLEAADGAEALRLLRAEHPDLVISDVLLPKMDGYELVRQMHLDPAISETSIIFYTAAFNEQEARDLARECGVSLILSKPTDPTTILEKVTEVLNGQGAKGVTSLPAAFEEKHQELLIDKLMRQVEELQRSEERLQAKTQILTGINRVFHEALTSETEEKLARTCLDVAKGLTGSRFALLGKVNQARKLDIVFSDPGWASCRLPGSAKKGSFDSLPHIHGYLEKVMIQGRSLIANDPAIHPEPFAAPPGYPPLSAFLGVPLKYAGQAIGIIALGKIAGGYDSADQEAVENLSFAIVEAFLRQRAEQGLRRAHDELEQRVRDRTAELKAANQQLNQEIEVRLRVEETLRESREKLRFLTSQLLHAQETERKRISYELHDDLGQSLTALKMQLRWVEKKLPPGGMKEDLGHSLDYINEIIENVRRLSQDLRPSVLEHMGIAAALRYFFDEFTKYSQIPVTLDMDSIQGLFSAEVEVIIYRIIQESFTNIAKHAQAALVTVDIKRLDGQVKFRVEDNGRGFDSHQILNQDITKRGLGLSAMAERMRMLNGSLDIWSQEDRGTRISFTVPVMGQAVISDQ; encoded by the coding sequence ATGGCCACCATCCTGGTCGTTGATGACCGCGCCCCTGACCGGGAACTGCTGTCGCTCCTGCTGAGCCATGGGCGGCACCGCGTGTTGGAGGCAGCCGACGGCGCTGAAGCATTGCGGCTGTTGCGGGCCGAACATCCTGATCTGGTAATTTCCGACGTCTTGCTCCCCAAAATGGATGGCTATGAGCTGGTCCGGCAAATGCACCTGGACCCGGCCATCTCCGAAACCTCAATCATTTTCTATACCGCGGCATTTAATGAGCAAGAGGCCCGAGACCTGGCCCGAGAATGCGGCGTTTCCCTGATTCTCTCCAAACCGACTGACCCCACGACCATCCTGGAAAAAGTGACGGAGGTGCTCAATGGCCAAGGTGCCAAAGGGGTTACCTCCCTGCCCGCCGCTTTCGAGGAGAAGCACCAGGAGCTGCTCATAGACAAACTCATGCGGCAGGTTGAGGAGCTGCAGCGGAGCGAGGAGCGCCTCCAGGCGAAGACCCAGATTTTGACGGGCATCAACCGGGTCTTTCACGAGGCCTTAACCTCAGAGACTGAAGAAAAATTAGCCCGCACCTGTCTGGACGTGGCGAAAGGCTTGACGGGAAGCCGGTTTGCTTTATTGGGCAAGGTGAACCAGGCTCGCAAGTTGGATATTGTCTTCAGCGACCCGGGCTGGGCGTCCTGCCGGCTGCCGGGATCGGCCAAAAAAGGATCGTTCGACAGCCTGCCGCACATTCACGGCTATTTGGAAAAAGTTATGATCCAGGGACGATCCCTGATCGCCAATGACCCGGCCATCCATCCCGAGCCCTTCGCCGCCCCCCCGGGCTATCCTCCCCTCAGCGCTTTCCTGGGGGTGCCGTTAAAATATGCCGGCCAGGCCATCGGCATAATCGCCCTGGGAAAAATAGCCGGAGGCTATGACTCGGCAGACCAGGAAGCCGTAGAGAATCTGTCTTTCGCCATTGTTGAGGCCTTCCTGCGTCAACGCGCCGAGCAAGGCCTGCGCCGGGCCCATGACGAACTGGAACAGCGGGTCAGAGACCGGACTGCGGAACTGAAGGCCGCCAATCAACAGCTAAACCAAGAAATCGAGGTGCGCCTCCGGGTCGAAGAGACCCTCAGGGAATCAAGAGAGAAACTCCGCTTCCTCACCTCTCAGCTATTGCACGCCCAGGAGACCGAACGGAAACGCATCTCCTATGAACTGCACGATGACCTGGGCCAATCCCTGACGGCTCTCAAGATGCAGTTGCGATGGGTGGAAAAGAAACTGCCGCCCGGTGGGATGAAGGAAGATTTGGGGCACTCGCTTGATTACATCAATGAGATCATTGAAAACGTCCGGCGCCTGTCCCAGGATTTGCGCCCCTCCGTCCTGGAGCACATGGGGATAGCGGCGGCCTTGAGATACTTTTTCGACGAATTCACCAAGTATAGCCAGATCCCGGTGACTCTGGACATGGACTCCATCCAGGGATTATTTTCGGCGGAAGTGGAGGTCATCATTTACCGGATCATCCAGGAATCCTTCACCAACATCGCCAAACACGCCCAGGCCGCTCTCGTGACAGTGGACATAAAAAGACTGGACGGCCAGGTCAAATTCCGGGTGGAAGACAATGGCCGGGGCTTTGACTCCCACCAAATACTGAACCAGGATATTACGAAACGGGGCCTGGGGTTATCGGCCATGGCGGAAAGGATGCGGATGCTGAATGGCAGTCTGGACATCTGGAGCCAGGAGGATCGGGGAACCAGGATATCCTTTACCGTGCCGGTAATGGGACAAGCAGTGATCAGTGATCAGTGA
- a CDS encoding response regulator, translating to MAKRILVIEDNPVNLELMTDLLEAFGFTVLAARGGVLGIELVRQEKLDLIICDVQMPGMDGYEVANYLKRDPMLRRIPLVAVTALAMVGDREKVIAAGFDGYIDKPIAPELFKKQVEAFMEK from the coding sequence ATGGCTAAACGAATCCTGGTCATCGAAGATAACCCGGTAAACCTGGAGCTCATGACCGACTTACTGGAGGCCTTCGGTTTCACCGTCCTTGCTGCACGTGGAGGGGTTCTGGGAATTGAGTTGGTGCGTCAGGAAAAGCTTGACCTGATCATTTGCGATGTGCAAATGCCAGGGATGGACGGTTATGAGGTGGCTAACTACCTCAAGCGGGACCCCATGCTACGCCGGATTCCCCTGGTGGCGGTTACCGCTCTGGCCATGGTCGGCGATCGCGAAAAGGTCATCGCCGCAGGATTTGATGGCTACATCGACAAACCAATTGCACCAGAGTTATTTAAAAAGCAGGTCGAAGCCTTCATGGAGAAATGA